The sequence below is a genomic window from Tubulanus polymorphus chromosome 1, tnTubPoly1.2, whole genome shotgun sequence.
TTGAAATATCGCACTTTGAAGTTTGATGTTGAAAATTTGAGCAGTTGgatcaatatatttcaataaagcTGTTACTGTTTGTGTGTTTTGTTTCAGCAGGAAGCCGGTTCTAGTGTCACTCAGTTGAGTCATCTGGTTTATGAACAGTGGTTAGAAACCGATTTACAACAACTCAATAGTtcttcatttcctttaaatcTCAgtaaagatgataaatgtaacTTGAATGAGAAATATTGTGTTCAGGTAACCGTGCAAACCCTTCTCATTATACGGGGGCTGTTGCTCAAATAGTGCATTTCAGTTAATTAACTCAAATTCTAATTGTAATCAAATGCtcaaaattgtgaaatttggtccaaattgaattttgaacaattcagataaattcaatgcgAGATGCCGGAGTTTCAGCTTACAGTCAGCTCCAAAAACTGAAAggaacagaaaatgaaaatgaacaagttTCAGCTGCTCCTACTCAAACATCAGTAAGTTAATGATGTCATCATTTCAGAGATTTTATTTGTAGTTTTTCAgattgtaatttttctttaaagaatttctatatcTGATTTTAGTGGGAGCCAAAAGCAAGTCGTATGTTGATGATGTGTTTAACCGATGGTAATCAACAGGTTTTTGGAATGGAGTATAAACCAATTCctcaaataaatttgaatttacctCCAGGAACAAAGGTAATGAAACAATGGGCCATCTATAAAATACGTCACTTTGTTGATTTTCAAACTCCTCAACATTGATGTGTATGTCCTTAATATGAtgacaaaaattgaattgtgtCCCATTTTGCCTGAgttaactgtttttttttgttcaaggATAGGAGtagatattttcactaaagtctaatttctattttctacgATCAGTTATTGTTAAAAGGGAATATTATTTGTCGTCATGGTGTTCTGATGTTAACCAGGGATAATATAGAAGTTCTCGGTGGACAAGTTGAACATCTTCAACAACTAACTCAGATTCAAATTCTAGCCGGGCATTTGTATGTACAGATTCTTACCGCATCGTCACaatataattgaaataaatgaatctatcggttgaaaatgttttcattgattttgtttagaaatattgaagaagatgaaaatgaaccgaATCGCGCAGAAGAGAATCGTCATAGACAGGTTCGGGTTTTGATAGTTTATATTTCGAATTCTCAAGggaattaaattgaatattaatgaTGCTAAATATTTAACCGAAGGTTGAAGATTCTAATGAAGAATCAGTAATGATGACCACTGCTGCTTCTACTGAGATGTTGGACGATTCATTGTTTAATGATGAAATGGATCCAGCTATTTTACAAGCAATGGATGATCCCGTAAGTATTATCATGTTACTCATTTTGATGAAAACGAATTTTCATCCAATTGAATTTTGTTAATACTGATTTCAGTGGcaagatgaagatgatatgGACCTAATGCTTAGCCAAATACCAGAACCAATTCCAAGTCCAGCTCGACAACCTGGTCCATATCAGGTTCCAGTTCGACAACCTGGTCCAGTTCAGAGTCAAGTTCGACAACCTGGTCCAGTTCATCAACCTGGTCCACTTCAGAGTCAACTTCGACAACCTGGTCCTGTTCGACAACCTGGTCCGATTCAGAGTCCAGTTAATCAACATGTATCAGAACCTCTCTTTGCGACTAATAACCCGAGTGGATCAGGAATTGACCTGGAAACTGATTCTAATCGTGAAGTGAAAGATTTGTTGAGAGTATTGAATTGGCCGGTGTTCGAGACTCTACACGCAACTAACAACACACGACACGGTAAAATCAGATACAATCATTCCatgaatgattttgatgaatttactGTTAATTTTTCTATCTATTAAAGGAATATCAAACAGTAGATATAGAAATGATCTACACTTCAAACAGGCTCCATTCACATATCTAAGTCGAGTTGAGAAACTGCTTCCAGTCACCGAACCTCTCATATTTAGAGTAAAGGTAAAATGTAACGGTCAAGTAAGAAATTAATGGAATATAAAACGTTGACagttttctttctatttcatatgaCAGGCATATATCTCAACATTGACCGGtaaattagaatttaattctGGTCAATATTGGAGCTTATCGGCTAAAATTAACGATGGCACTGCATCAGTAgatgtagatctcagtgatcAGGTCAGTTGACATCTGGCTCAATGTAGTGTACTCATTATTGTATGATTTACTTAGATTATTTTCGCTGTAGTTTCTCACTGAACTGATCGGTTACACGGCTCAGGAAATGTGTAATTTTCGAAAACAAGCTTCGAAAAACCCAGAAATCAAAACACGAATCAGCCAAGTAGGTTTACagggaatatttttgaaaaacatttctcaTACTGAATAACTGATGTTAGTTATTGCGATTGTTTCAGAGCATCAGAAACTGTCAACAAAAGTTGGTTGATTTGTACAGCATTCTGGAAATCGAAATTACTACTGATAAATCTTGCAAACCGACCGttaaaaaacaatattcattAAATTCGGAACACGTGAATCAACTGAAAAAACGACTTACACTGGAGAAAAATTAACTTCATTGTGGCAGAGGACGATTAACTTCGATTCAGTGCAGAATGTAAATAAAGCttaattttgttgattttaagttttgattttttaatgatttctcAAGGATGACTAAGGAAGCAATGACACATTTTTAAGTAAAAATTGTGCCTATACTTAGGCAGGAATGGTTGGCCTCTGCTGATTCTGGAATTATCTTCAAGTGCTTTCCTTTCGACCAGTCGCCCTACCTATTTTAGAATAGCATCatctgtaaacccgatagaagcggtcggtagagagtttgtaatctgtaaacctgatagaagcggtcggtagagagtttgtaatctgtaaacctgatagaagcggccggtagagagtttgtaatctgtaaacctgatagaagcggccggtagagagtttgtaatctgtaaacctgatagaagctgtcggtagagagtttgtaatctgtaaac
It includes:
- the LOC141905556 gene encoding recQ-mediated genome instability protein 1-like isoform X2, with translation MNARTAQQVKLQLKQKSVTVPDEWLNACIEWILSEYQEAGSSVTQLSHLVYEQWLETDLQQLNSSSFPLNLSKDDKCNLNEKYCVQINSMRDAGVSAYSQLQKLKGTENENEQVSAAPTQTSWEPKASRMLMMCLTDGNQQVFGMEYKPIPQINLNLPPGTKLLLKGNIICRHGVLMLTRDNIEVLGGQVEHLQQLTQIQILAGHLNIEEDENEPNRAEENRHRQVEDSNEESVMMTTAASTEMLDDSLFNDEMDPAILQAMDDPWQDEDDMDLMLSQIPEPIPSPARQPGPYQVPVRQPGPVQSQVRQPGPVHQPGPLQSQLRQPGPVRQPGPIQSPVNQHVSEPLFATNNPSGSGIDLETDSNREVKDLLRVLNWPVFETLHATNNTRHGISNSRYRNDLHFKQAPFTYLSRVEKLLPVTEPLIFRVKAYISTLTGKLEFNSGQYWSLSAKINDGTASVDVDLSDQFLTELIGYTAQEMCNFRKQASKNPEIKTRISQKLSTKVG
- the LOC141905556 gene encoding recQ-mediated genome instability protein 1-like isoform X1, translating into MNARTAQQVKLQLKQKSVTVPDEWLNACIEWILSEYQEAGSSVTQLSHLVYEQWLETDLQQLNSSSFPLNLSKDDKCNLNEKYCVQINSMRDAGVSAYSQLQKLKGTENENEQVSAAPTQTSWEPKASRMLMMCLTDGNQQVFGMEYKPIPQINLNLPPGTKLLLKGNIICRHGVLMLTRDNIEVLGGQVEHLQQLTQIQILAGHLNIEEDENEPNRAEENRHRQVEDSNEESVMMTTAASTEMLDDSLFNDEMDPAILQAMDDPWQDEDDMDLMLSQIPEPIPSPARQPGPYQVPVRQPGPVQSQVRQPGPVHQPGPLQSQLRQPGPVRQPGPIQSPVNQHVSEPLFATNNPSGSGIDLETDSNREVKDLLRVLNWPVFETLHATNNTRHGISNSRYRNDLHFKQAPFTYLSRVEKLLPVTEPLIFRVKAYISTLTGKLEFNSGQYWSLSAKINDGTASVDVDLSDQFLTELIGYTAQEMCNFRKQASKNPEIKTRISQSIRNCQQKLVDLYSILEIEITTDKSCKPTVKKQYSLNSEHVNQLKKRLTLEKN